In the genome of Kitasatospora cathayae, one region contains:
- a CDS encoding C45 family autoproteolytic acyltransferase/hydolase codes for MTGRLLLTGTAFERGAQHGQALAGELRAFLDDGLARLNHLTATPLTLDGLRPRIDAYRAAVAAAAPDLAAEVEGLAAGAGLSPAEAWLLQLRREIMGYQKVPTAGDCTTYARAGGRYTGHPVLAQTVDLNGNLDDAISVLDVAPAGSARRSLVLSFAGLLGYLGLNSDGLAIGLNLVLGGDWRPGLPPYLAIRHLLDTAGSVTQALELLRGMRLASSRSLTLCDRERAVCVEVLGDELRVREGHETAHTNHFLDPDLARGDELNVFARNSSVRRLKEARVGLSELDPAAGPEEHFALLSRPPICVPDEGDIRRERTVAAVVLLPERGELHLRPGDPSRSATQVFGLRPT; via the coding sequence ATGACCGGGCGGCTGCTGTTGACGGGCACCGCGTTCGAGCGGGGGGCGCAGCACGGGCAGGCGCTGGCCGGTGAGTTGCGCGCCTTCCTGGACGACGGGCTGGCCCGGCTCAACCACCTGACGGCCACCCCGCTGACCCTGGACGGGCTGCGGCCGCGGATCGACGCCTACCGGGCGGCGGTCGCGGCCGCCGCCCCGGACCTGGCCGCCGAGGTCGAGGGCCTGGCCGCCGGGGCCGGGCTGAGCCCCGCCGAGGCCTGGCTGCTCCAGCTGCGGCGGGAGATCATGGGCTACCAGAAGGTGCCGACGGCCGGCGACTGCACCACCTACGCACGGGCCGGCGGTCGGTACACCGGGCACCCGGTGCTGGCCCAGACCGTGGACCTGAACGGCAACCTGGACGACGCGATCAGCGTGCTGGACGTGGCGCCGGCCGGGTCCGCCCGGCGCTCGCTGGTGCTCTCCTTCGCCGGACTGCTCGGGTACCTCGGGCTGAACAGCGACGGGCTGGCGATCGGGCTCAACCTGGTGCTCGGCGGGGACTGGCGGCCCGGGCTGCCCCCGTACCTGGCGATCCGTCACCTGCTGGACACGGCGGGCAGCGTGACGCAGGCGCTGGAGCTGCTGCGCGGGATGCGGCTGGCCAGCTCCCGCTCGCTGACCCTGTGCGACCGGGAGCGGGCCGTCTGCGTCGAGGTCCTGGGTGACGAGCTGCGGGTGCGGGAGGGGCACGAGACCGCGCACACCAACCACTTCCTGGACCCGGACCTGGCGCGCGGCGACGAGCTGAACGTGTTCGCCCGCAACTCCTCGGTGCGCCGCCTCAAGGAGGCCCGGGTCGGGCTCTCCGAGCTCGACCCGGCGGCCGGGCCGGAGGAGCACTTCGCACTGCTGTCCAGGCCGCCGATCTGCGTGCCCGACGAGGGCGACATCCGGCGCGAGCGCACGGTCGCCGCCGTGGTGCTGCTGCCCGAGCGCGGGGAACTGCACCTGCGGCCCGGCGACCCCTCCCGATCGGCCACGCAGGTCTTCGGCCTGCGTCCGACGTGA
- a CDS encoding acyl carrier protein, with product MHAETETAARENLVLVLTSPVEPEEIDPDADLAGRYGLTSLNKVLFLTSLCDETGTELSRFTEHDLARMTTLREVVEAVAPSTVEAV from the coding sequence ATGCACGCTGAGACCGAGACCGCGGCCCGGGAGAACCTGGTGCTGGTGCTGACCAGTCCGGTCGAGCCGGAGGAGATCGACCCGGACGCCGACCTGGCCGGCCGCTACGGCCTGACCTCGCTCAACAAGGTGCTCTTCCTCACCTCGCTGTGCGACGAGACCGGCACCGAGCTGTCCCGCTTCACCGAGCACGACCTGGCCCGGATGACCACGCTGCGCGAGGTCGTCGAGGCCGTCGCCCCGTCGACCGTCGAGGCGGTGTGA
- a CDS encoding GNAT family N-acetyltransferase, which produces MGTWAVDAPVVLENEFVRLSPLTAADRDGLRAIALAPDIWRYFVTRIETPEDYEAFFDATLADHQACRRAVFVITDKRTGRVAGSMSFGNMAEADGRLEIGWSWLGLDFQGRGVNRWAKYLLLQHAFESMGALRVEFKTDELNKQARRGLLNIGAREEGTLRSFNPMPDGRRRNAVFYSVLREEWPEVREQLARGPRVVRQEGA; this is translated from the coding sequence ATGGGAACCTGGGCCGTTGACGCACCGGTGGTGCTGGAGAACGAGTTCGTGCGGCTGAGCCCGCTGACCGCCGCCGATCGGGACGGGCTGCGCGCGATCGCGCTGGCGCCGGACATCTGGCGGTACTTCGTGACCCGGATCGAGACCCCGGAGGACTACGAGGCCTTCTTCGACGCCACCCTGGCGGACCACCAGGCGTGCCGGCGGGCGGTGTTCGTGATCACCGACAAGCGGACCGGCCGGGTGGCCGGGTCGATGAGCTTCGGCAACATGGCCGAGGCGGACGGGCGCCTGGAGATCGGCTGGTCCTGGCTGGGCCTGGACTTCCAGGGCCGGGGGGTCAACCGCTGGGCCAAGTACCTGCTGCTGCAGCACGCCTTCGAGTCCATGGGCGCCCTGCGGGTGGAGTTCAAGACCGACGAGCTGAACAAGCAGGCCCGGCGCGGACTGCTGAACATCGGCGCCCGCGAGGAGGGCACGCTGCGCAGCTTCAACCCGATGCCGGACGGCCGGCGGCGCAACGCCGTCTTCTACAGCGTGCTGCGCGAGGAATGGCCCGAGGTGCGCGAGCAGTTGGCCCGCGGCCCGCGGGTGGTCCGACAGGAGGGGGCATGA
- a CDS encoding 4'-phosphopantetheinyl transferase family protein encodes MTAPGAGVEAWLADLAADAEPLSPAHYAVDLTEEERRRAAGYLNGEDARLFLRSRLAVRRLLATRLGEAPGAVRLARTRGGKPYLPDHPELKVSWSRSEDLLLLGISDQGALGVDLERIRLIPSATQVLASLYPALPPQADGAGPEFFFSAWTLLEAAVKATGRGLAEGVGDVTLSFPARGGATLLGIARTGGEPWAASTALLEAPARTDAPLMASFVTRGQLGRIWLRRWPPEGSAGDG; translated from the coding sequence GTGACGGCCCCGGGCGCCGGGGTGGAGGCCTGGCTGGCCGACCTGGCGGCCGACGCGGAGCCCCTGTCGCCGGCGCACTACGCGGTGGACCTGACCGAGGAGGAGCGCCGCCGGGCGGCCGGCTACCTGAACGGCGAGGACGCCCGGCTCTTCCTGCGGTCCCGACTGGCCGTCAGGCGGCTGCTGGCCACGCGGCTGGGGGAGGCCCCGGGAGCGGTGCGGCTGGCGCGGACCAGGGGCGGCAAGCCCTACCTGCCGGACCATCCGGAGCTGAAGGTGAGCTGGTCGCGCTCGGAGGACCTGCTGCTGCTCGGCATCTCGGACCAAGGGGCGCTGGGGGTGGACCTGGAGCGGATCCGGCTCATCCCGTCCGCCACCCAGGTGCTCGCCTCGCTCTACCCGGCCCTGCCCCCGCAGGCCGACGGGGCCGGACCGGAGTTCTTCTTCTCCGCCTGGACCCTGCTGGAGGCCGCCGTGAAGGCCACCGGTCGGGGGCTGGCCGAGGGGGTGGGGGACGTGACGCTCTCCTTCCCCGCGCGCGGCGGCGCCACCCTGTTGGGGATCGCCCGGACCGGGGGCGAGCCGTGGGCGGCGAGCACGGCGCTGCTGGAGGCGCCGGCGAGGACGGACGCCCCGCTGATGGCCTCATTCGTGACGCGGGGTCAGCTGGGGCGGATCTGGCTGCGGCGGTGGCCGCCGGAGGGGAGCGCCGGAGATGGCTGA